A genomic stretch from bacterium BMS3Abin14 includes:
- the kpsU gene encoding 3-deoxy-manno-octulosonate cytidylyltransferase yields MNSVAVIPVRFASTRFPGKPLAFLMGKPLVEHVYRRAQACKAVSRVIVATDDKRIFAAVQEFGGECMMTSLKHRTGSDRVGEVAGSIDADVIVNVQGDEPMIQPEVIGAVLEAMNTETPPAIVTAASPLSGPEEYNDPDVVKVVVDARGKALYFSRSSVPYRWTGGDAGLKHIGIYAYQKDALLDFVSLPMGRLERLEGLEQLRAIENGIGIEVVRVEGFAGIGIDSPDDLRKAERIMMEMAKVTGNTGVPGRGQA; encoded by the coding sequence TTGAACTCGGTAGCGGTCATCCCCGTCCGTTTCGCATCCACCCGTTTTCCCGGAAAACCTCTCGCCTTTCTGATGGGAAAGCCTCTTGTCGAACATGTTTACAGGAGGGCCCAGGCATGTAAGGCGGTCAGCAGGGTTATCGTTGCCACCGATGACAAACGGATCTTCGCGGCCGTTCAGGAGTTCGGCGGCGAATGCATGATGACTTCGCTTAAACATCGGACCGGGTCCGACCGCGTAGGGGAAGTGGCCGGGAGCATCGACGCTGACGTGATAGTGAATGTCCAGGGCGATGAGCCGATGATCCAGCCGGAGGTGATCGGGGCTGTGCTGGAGGCCATGAACACAGAAACGCCGCCGGCCATCGTCACCGCCGCATCGCCCCTGTCCGGACCGGAAGAGTACAACGATCCGGACGTGGTCAAGGTCGTGGTGGATGCACGGGGCAAGGCCCTGTACTTTTCCCGGTCGTCAGTACCGTACAGGTGGACCGGTGGAGATGCCGGCCTGAAACATATCGGTATTTACGCCTACCAAAAGGACGCTCTCCTGGACTTCGTCAGTCTCCCCATGGGGCGGCTGGAACGCCTCGAAGGGCTGGAACAGTTAAGGGCCATCGAGAATGGGATCGGAATAGAGGTTGTGCGTGTCGAGGGTTTTGCCGGGATCGGCATCGACAGCCCCGATGATCTCAGGAAGGCGGAAAGAATAATGATGGAAATGGCGAAGGTGACGGGAAACACCGGTGTTCCGGGGAGAGGGCAAGCATGA